The following coding sequences are from one Plasmodium knowlesi strain H genome assembly, chromosome: 9 window:
- a CDS encoding SUMO-activating enzyme subunit 1, putative: MKNNEEWEKEKIYDRQLRLWGVKAQNRMMKSNVLILGLSGINIEICKNLILNGINITIIDDNIVNEEMVENIFFLNESDINNYACVPIFKELKSINKMINMKAYIGRMDTSNDNIVIDSELVQKEDGEISNTPTGKTFSVEEYISTYTSVCVSCEDYPLYKLVKMNEFCHDKNIGFFAAMCNGKFAFLFSDFGNHVIEESYYKVNEGQRKGETGANKAAMQIQYCKLSHFLKVPFENFDKKTNKIIYPMFALILFEQNKQLNKNDKSIDEQEFHTFCDQFSLSKWKESLVEISKTYRVGFSPTCSIMGGVTSQEIRKFVSKQHESIPNFCVFDMNQNVVCTSMIS, translated from the coding sequence atgaaaaacaatgAAGAgtgggaaaaggagaagatttACGATCGCCAGCTACGGCTATGGGGAGTAAAGGCACAAAACCGAATGATGAAGTCGAACGTGCTAATACTTGGGTTAAGCGGTATCAACAtagaaatatgcaaaaatttAATCCTTAATGGAATTAACATAACCATAATTGATGACAATATAGTGAATGAAGAAATGgttgaaaatatattttttttgaacgaATCCGACATAAACAATTATGCATGTGTACctatttttaaagaattgAAAAGTATAAATAAGATGATAAATATGAAGGCATACATTGGGAGAATGGATACTTCGAATGACAACATAGTTATTGACAGCGAATTGGTACAGAAGGAAGATGGAGAAATAAGTAACACACCGACGGGAAAAACATTCAGCGTAGAGGAATACATAAGCACGTACACCTCTGTTTGCGTCTCTTGTGAAGATTACCCTTTATACAAATTAGTGAAGATGAACGAATTTTGTCACGACAAAAATATCGGCTTTTTCGCTGCAATGTGTAATGGGAAATTcgcttttttgttttctgaTTTTGGCAATCACGTGATTGAGGAATCGTATTATAAGGTGAATGAAGGGCAAAGGAAGGGTGAGACAGGTGCGAACAAAGCGGCGATGCAAATACAGTATTGTAAATTGTCCCACTTTCTCAAAGTACCTTTTGAAAACTTTgacaaaaaaacgaacaaaattatttaccCCATGTTTGCTCTAATCCTATtcgaacaaaataaacaactGAATAAAAACGATAAATCGATTGACGAACAGGAATTTCATACTTTTTGTGATCAATTTAGCCtctcaaaatggaaggaaagttTAGTAGAAATAAGCAAGACTTATAGGGTTGGCTTTTCACCAACCTGCTCCATCATGGGCGGTGTAACTTCGCAAGAAATTCGCAAATTCGTGTCCAAGCAGCACGAGTCCATCCCCAACTTTTGCGTTTTCGACATGAACCAAAACGTCGTCTGCACATCGATGATTTCATGA
- a CDS encoding transcription initiation factor IIF subunit beta, putative: MLGGKENDGSSKVSMKSKNIKLIKVPKFVSNKWLQYKNKDIVGLLEQNNNEITTLYIQKDDTDNVKKLRCNKSSTLNTYILKQSKVSLNPNKGVSPSSSPSGTAMTTAPTNANSRTSENTSQSKVKINLNNPVKENTEKNKETDYVVCADVLKNCEHTYSFLPTLDEDYSLVLKERHYKTNVKKNRFTIIETRNEENIDSSHTLFKYYTSDDNLLNASGAGSAMGGGANIPGAANTTNDPGLSSANNVSHVHGVSSTSSRDNKMGKSNKRTLQDTDGHFGSSSASKQKAKQVKKMHVFDLDKTKISMFKIFEREGKKGVPFSIFAKSFNIPSNYIKNILDEIAVKKNRVTDKKPVYFLKDCIG; the protein is encoded by the coding sequence ATGCTcggtggaaaagaaaatgacgGCTCCTCCAAAGTGTCGatgaaaagtaaaaacataAAGTTAATAAAAGTGCCAAAGTTTGTTTCAAATAAATGGCTACAATATAAGAATAAAGATATTGTTGGTTTATTGGAGCAAAACAACAATGAAATTACAACCCTGTATATACAGAAGGATGACACTGATAACGTAAAAAAGTTGAGGTGCAATAAGAGCAGTACgctaaatacatatatactgaAACAAAGTAAAGTGTCGTTAAATCCGAATAAGGGGGTAAGCCCTAGCAGCTCCCCGTCTGGCACGGCGATGACCACTGCCCCTACGAACGCGAATAGTAGAACTAGCGAAAATACAAGTCAAAGTAAAGTTAAAATTAACCTGAACAATCctgtaaaggaaaatacggaaaagaataaagaaactGATTATGTAGTGTGTGCAGATGTGTTGAAAAATTGCGAGCATACATACTCGTTTTTGCCAACGTTAGATGAAGACTATTCCTTGGTACTAAAGGAAAGACACTATAAAAccaatgtgaaaaaaaatcgatTTACAATTATCGAAAcaaggaatgaagaaaatatagaTTCCTCTCATACCCTGTTTAAATACTACACATCTGATGATAATTTGCTGAACGCCAGTGGAGCGGGAAGTGCTATGGGTGGTGGGGCCAATATCCCAGGCGCGGCTAACACGACGAATGACCCTGGCCTAAGCAGTGCGAACAACGTGAGTCATGTGCATGGCGTGAGCAGCACGAGCAGTAGGgacaacaaaatgggaaagagtAACAAGCGGACTCTTCAGGACACTGATGGCCATTTCGGTTCCTCCTCTGCCTCGAAGCAAAAGGCTAAAcaggttaaaaaaatgcacgtTTTCGATCTGGATAAGACGAAAATTAGTATGTTCAAAATATTCGAGcgagaggggaaaaagggggtccccttttccatttttgccaAAAGTTTTAACATCCCGTCcaattacataaaaaatatcttaGACGAAATAgccgtgaaaaaaaatcggGTAACGGATAAGAAACCGGTGTACTTTCTGAAGGACTGCATTGGTTGA
- a CDS encoding apicoplast import protein Tic20, putative: MGIQLLTCILACIILTPNVLAFRNGRIMKMHNSMKVNFKQWGYVGDTKGRWDTGVSGGKLFYSVNKTSRTNAKIRHSHVHMSLKEKMNFTFQGESDITLLDKLIASTSYILPFIDAIQAFVMPLVNMLPPSLHKYLFQIEKLNQMYSSIPFLSFGTFMGLYFLFVKENRFKFHYFIRYHHMQSLILSMFGYALALFYFRVFPYSYNDTDIFNLTILYSTMSIYFGSLLIPFLSSLLGYYIEIPVISDAIKLHIGEKKKNE, from the exons ATGGGTATACAATTGCTCACCTGTATTTTAGCATGTATTATTTTAACCCCCAATGTGTTAGCCTTCCGTAACGGGAGGATTATGAAAATGCACAATTCGATGAAAGTTAATTTTAAACAATGGGGATACGTAGGAGATACGAAAGGTAGATGGGACACTGGGGTATCGGGGGGAAAGTTATTTTATTCTGTGAACAAAACATCAAGGACAAATGCTAAAATTAGACACAGCCACGTACACATGTccttgaaagaaaaaatgaatttcactTTTCAAGGAGAAAGTGACATTACGCTGTTGGACAAACTGATTGCCTCCACTAGTTATATTCTTCCCTTCATAGATGCTATTCAG GCTTTTGTAATGCCACTCGTAAATATGCTCCCACCGTCGCTACACAa GTACCTCTTCCAAATCGAGAAACTAAACCAGATGTACTCGTCCATTCCCTTTCTATCCTTTGGCACCTTCATGGGTCTGTACTTCCTCTTCGTCAAAGAGAACCGCTTCAAGTTTCATTACTTCATTAGGTATCACCATATGCAG AGCTTAATATTATCCATGTTCGGCTATGCGTTGGCTTTGTTTTATTTCCGCGTTTTCCCCTACTCCTACAACGACACGGACATTTTCAATTTGACAATTTTGTACTCCACCATGTCCATCTACTTTGGTTCCTTGCTCATTCCGTTCCTCTCTTCTCTGCTTGGATA CTATATCGAAATACCAGTCATATCCGACGCGATTAAACTACACATaggcgaaaagaaaaaaaacgagtgA
- a CDS encoding SICAvar, type I has product MSSAQKDIVFSPLRGMWVQRKTRRNNKAVGETRLGRTIVKWVRAFLPVMSRSDTENLGGKLCDLMVEQKEIGPEDKDVCTLILRSLYAINEDGKKRCTAKRKIEDEMKEYINCTMLNLWIAIYQSKHCNKKNVVQKAFDKMKEISGTLSRGSTSRGQCGQCNYMQLEPIKILGKVPMLNFIYDMMVEDRSVMTLIRRDQGQGGCNTEKKVLTDLQLPNTIPPVAPKGSPRPRQAQPNVKGPTITEDSLTKLLKTWAGGKSIPDEEHYRKILDALKNAWEDLMKDPGKTKDETIKELCEKNLLNDGSMGTNEQAQCVTLMETYLTQDPNKSAQGNTGADASALPGPPGAGTPAAAAIPSSQPQTGSPSPSLATTTTTIQLDPCSPSAQQTQEITQSEEKRTKLKKAWEQKLQQFNGTPGQFVQGVTIPPNLKKEVDRMLNELQPYMMWEQTKKSVLSACSAFSYPREKGKEDHMKKICRVPVMIVNWMAGLDPQGNNKKDKTQEHDWETYLRCIVGDSIILRILKNKCEAQQMLKIISDTMAKGGSELQGTGANSICAWVRTEDIEKVENLIGPTLDHWLSEAGKGKNHKGGISGVNNILAWEECKDNQKQKEEQREGEKGQCKSDRIIDLLGGERWGALHKLVDPIARATSCIKDMHSNASNGNLCKYLDCMKHLWTKTDAATQKSNNNFWTKDAKALWKELFEAMKTSNGKEETQCNKMGDSSNDREATHSEKTACNYLHAGLKTLYEGTSLSTGNNGILSKKNPSLRQTMGCFLLHSYAKKMKGEATCVINAGIEKAFRAWNESTNGKCKNGSCVPCEWEEEKYDSCTIEINGANGQSTSTEKVEEKLKKVLEADNTNIEQMLTEINKMDKLCDRLQCIASHLNSSNGKQPNTSEDTFWGQNGDVQKLWGELSTAMKGKENDNGNGVCAVMGENGKTRTPTEPEKKACNYLHAGFTKLKSIGTSKGNSYSTLSKHTSFVQTMGCFLLKEYAKQIEKKSTCVIEAGLKKAFQNNNTPCTGSSSCIECKWGENLDDCKINTTNTSGSTTQTPVKDKLKTVESKMENEATNTVTKINETNSLCEKLQCAAGKWFQNQKNKAGSGTATPTKTWCEFWEDGVKPKLTKMFENISSEGQNNATKGDGVCTNFGDGNESSVERKACNHITAGLKYIKQIPNGGSGPTSPPNEQYKQLLARAVGCIALNMYADEIIKLTDKNCPIDENTIQKMFEKWNENNSCSVNGGSNNNNCFKCQREEISANCHLSVADALVEKNQNVNCNTKANEVKIKMDGLLEDGTIKMKPTLSTINKMTTFCTRLQCAAKQYHTKKNNIQSSGVNWNDMNDHIDKELKALLKQMMDTTNQEKVAKYCNDSNNNWDNGTKEGKTNKAACLLFASGLKHIYGRGRGHGNGPSFGQTMGCLFLKEYAKQLKVMAENEKKHKVHPKCSVNAGINYAFSKSKDIMKASSKCSNNNFCFECTQDDYNNCQIGNDYIGKKVEPLLKTKQTHMQQTLANTLCPILPLDLLTPFLPLAPVSIGLSVMAYYLWKYFGPLGKGGQRFRRSPADIPGSSIQEQVLDHVQQDSSHEYQLVKERKPRSAPTRTKRSGRANRRTIIEIHFEVLDECQKGDTQLAQKDFLELLVQEFMGSEFMEEEQVPKEEVLMESVPMELVPIEEVPSLGSVFMV; this is encoded by the exons ATGTCGTCTGCGCAGAAGGATATAGTGTTTAGTCCATTGAGGGGAATGTGGGTGCAGAGGAAAACGCGCAGGAATAACAAAGCTGTGGGTGAG aCAAGGTTAGGTAGGACAATAGTCAAATGGGTGAGGGCATTTCTTCCTGTAATGAGCAGGAGTGATACGGAAAACTTGGGAGGGAAATTGTGCGATTTAATGGTGGAGCAGAAGGAGATAGGACCAGAGGATAAGGACGTGTGTACACTTATTTTGAGGTCCTTATATGCAATAAACgaagacggaaaaaaaagatgcactgcgaagaggaaaattgAGGATGAAATGAAGGAATATATTAATTGTACCATGTTGAACTTATGGATAGCTATATACCAATCTAAGCACTGCAATAAGAAGAATGTTGTGCAAAAGGCCTTtgacaaaatgaaggaaatcaGTGGAACACTGAGTAGAGGTTCTACTTCCAGAGGACAATGTGGACAATGTAATTATATGCAATTAGAGCCTATCAAAATATTGGGTAAAGTCCCCAtgttaaattttatttatgataTGATGGTGGAGGATAGAAGTGTTATGACACTAATAAGGAGAGATCAAGGGCAAGGGGGTTgtaacacagaaaaaaaagttctaaCAGATTTACAACTACCAAACACCATCCCTCCTGTCGCCCCAAAGGGGAGTCCACGGCCACGGCAGGCACAACCAAATGTGAAGGGGCCTACCATCACCGAAGACTCACtaacaaaattattaaagaCTTGGGCAGGAGGAAAAAGCATTCCGGATGAGGAGCATTAT agaaaaatattgGATGCATTGAAGAATGCATGGGAGGACTTAATGAAGGATCCAGGCAAGACTAAGGATGAAACAATTAAAGAATTATGTGAGAAGAATCTGCTAAATGATGGTTCAATGGGAACGAATGAACAAGCACAATGTGTAACATTAATGGAAACATACCTAACTCAGGATCCGAATAAAAGTGCACAGGGTAACACAGGTGCTGATGCTAGTGCTCTTCCTGGTCCTCCTGGTGCTGGTACTCCAGCAGCAGCTGCTATTCCATCATCTCAACCACAAACAGGATCACCATCGCCATCACttgcaacaacaacaacaacaatacAACTGGATCCATGCTCTCCCTCCGCCCAACAAACTCAAGAAATAAcacaaagtgaagaaaaaaggacaaaattgaagaaagcATGGGAgcaaaaattacaacaatTCAATGGGACTCCTGGACAATTTGTCCAAGGCGTAACCATTCCG cctaatttgaagaaggaagtggatAGGATGTTGAATGAGCTGCAGCCCTACATGATGTGGGAGCAGACCAAGAAGAGTGTCCTCAGTGCATGCTCGGCGTTTAGTTACCCcagggaaaaggggaaagaagatcacatgaagaaaatatgcaGAGTACCCGTGATGATTGTCAACTGGATGGCAGGATTAGATCCACAggggaataataaaaaagataaGACTCAGGAGCACGATTGGGAGACATATTTAAGATGTATAGTGGGGGATAGTATTATATTGAGaatcttaaaaaataaatgtgaagCACAGCAGATGCTGAAAATAATATCTGATACAATggcaaaggggggaagtgaACTTCAGGGAACAGGTGCTAATAGTATATGTGCTTGGGTCCGAACGGAGGATatagaaaaagtggaaaactTAATTGGTCCTACACTGGATCACTGGTTAAGTGAAGCGGGGAAAGGTAAGAACCACAAGGGTGGTATTAGTGGTGTCAATAATATATTAGCATGGGAGGAGTGCAAGGATAATCAAAAGCAGAAAGAGGAGCAACGAGAGGGAGAAAAGGGGCAGTGTAAAAGTGATAGAATTATAGACTTATTAGGAGGAGAGAGATGGGGGGCATTACATAAATTAGTCGATCCTATAGCTCGTGCTACATCATGCATCAAAGACATGCATAGCAACGCCAGCAACGGCAACTTATGTAAATATTTAGATTGCATGAAACACCTATGGACGAAGACGGATGCAGCAACCCAAAAAAGCAAC AACAACTTTTGGACAAAGGATGCCAAGGCATTGTGGAAAGAATTGTTCGAAGCAATGAAGACCAGtaatggaaaagaagagacGCAATGTAATAAAATGGGAGATAGTAGTAACGACAGAGAAGCAACTCATTCTGaaaagacggcatgcaattatttgcatgccggcttaaaAACACTATACGAGGGTACTTCGTTGTCAACAGGAAACAATGGTATTCTGTCGAAGAAGAATCCATCGTtgagacaaacgatgggttgtttcttacttcattccTATGCAAAGAAGATGAAAGGCGAAGCGACTTGTGTTATTAATGCTGGTATAGAGAAGGCATTCAGGGCATGGAATGAAAGTACTAATGgtaaatgcaaaaatggttCCTGTGTTCCATGcgaatgggaagaagaaaaatatgacagTTGCACAATTGAAATAAATGGCGCAAATGGCCAAAGCACCTCCACTGAGAAGGTAGAagagaagttaaaaaaagtgcTGGAGGCTGACAACACaaacatagaacaaatgCTAactgaaataaataaaatggataaaTTATGTGACCGTCTCCaatgtatagcatcccaCTTAAATTCCTCAAACGGAAAACAACCGAATACATCTGAG GACACATTCTGGGGTCAGAATGGTGATGTTCAGAAATTGTGGGGTGAATTGTCCACAGcaatgaaagggaaagagaatGACAATGGAAATGGAGTTTGTGCTGTGATGGGAGAGAATGGCAAAACTAGAACACCCACCGAacctgaaaagaaggcatgcaattatttgcatgccggcttcacCAAACTGAAGAGCATTGGAACGTCTAAGGGAAATTCCTACTCAACCCTGTCCAAACAtacatcgtttgtccaaacgatgggttgtttccttcttaaggaatatgcaaaacaaatagaaaaaaaatcgactTGTGTAATCGAAGCAGGTTTAAAGAAAGCAtttcaaaataataatactCCATGCACAGGCAGTAGTTCGTGCATTGAGTGCAAATGGGGTGAAAATTTGGACGActgcaaaattaacacaactaacacaTCTGGTAGCACAACCCAAACGCcagtaaaggacaaattaaaaacagtAGAGTCTAAAATGGAGAACGAAGCAACTAACACCGTaacgaaaataaatgaaacgAATTCTTTATGTGAAaaactccaatgtgccgcAGGGAAGTGGTTCCAAAACCAAAAGAACAAAGCGGGGAGTGGTACTGCTACTCCAACGAAGAcatgg tgtgAATTTTGGGAGGACGGCGTCAAGCCCAAACTGACGAAGATGTTCGAGAATATCTCATCTGAAGGACAGAACAATGCAACAAAAGGTGATGGTGTATGCACCAactttggtgatggtaatgaaagtagtgtcgaaagaaaagcatgtaatcatatcacagcaggaTTAAAATACATTAAACAGATTCCAAATGGTGGTAGTGGTCCTACCTCCCCGCCTAATGAACAATACAAGCAACTGCTCGCAcgagcagttggttgtattgctcttaacatgtatgctgatgaaataattaaattgaCGGATAAAAattgtcccattgatgagaacacaatacaaaaaatgtttgaaaaatggaatgaaaataattcatgTTCGGTTAATGGtggtagtaataataataattgttttaaatgtcaaagggaagaaatttcTGCTAATTGCCACCTGAGCGTCGCAGACGCtctggtggaaaaaaatcaaaatgtaAATTGCAATACTAAGGCAAATGAAGTGAAGATTAAAATGGATGGTCTCCTCGAGGACGGCACCATCAAAATGAAACCAACATTATCcaccataaataaaatgaccaCTTTTTGTACCCGTCTACAATGCGCAGCAAAACAATAccacacaaaaaagaataatataCAAAGCAGCGGAGTGAACTGG aATGACATGAATGATCACATCGATAAAGAATTGAAGGCACTTCTAAAACAAATGATGGACACTACCAATCAGGAGAAAGTTGCCAAATACTGCAATGACAGCAACAACAATTGGGATAATGGCACTAAAGAAGGCAAAAcgaataaagcagcttgtttgctttttgcttcaggattaaagcacatttatggccGCGGTAGGGGCCACGGtaatggcccatcgtttggacaaacgatgggttgtttatttcttaaagaatatgcaaaacaattaaaagtaatggcagaaaatgaaaaaaagcataAGGTACATCCTAAATGTAGCGTAAATGCGGGCATAAACTACGCTTTTAGCAAAAGTAAGGACATTATGAAAGCATCATCTAAATGCAgcaataataatttttgttttgaatgcacacAAGACGATTATAATaattgccaaattggcaATGACTATATAgggaaaaaagtggaaccaCTGCTCAAAACGAAACAAACccatatgcaacaaacaCTAGCGAATACActttgtcccatccttccTTTGGATcttcttaccccttttcttcctttggctcctgtctccattggcctttctgttatggcttattacctttggaag tattttggtcctcttggtaaaggaggacaacgtttcagaagatctcctgctgataTTCCTGGTTCATCGAtacaagaacaagtccttgatcatgtgcagcaagatagttcacatgaatatcaattggtgaaggaacgaaaacctcgttctgctccaacaagaacaaagcgttctggtcgcgcaaatcgtcgcacgattattgaaattcattttgaagtgttggatgaatgtcaaaaaggtgACACACAATTGGctcagaaggattttctggaacttttggttcaagaattcatgggatcggaatttatggaagaagaacaggttcctaaggaagaagttcttatggaaagtgttccaatggaacttgttcctattgaagaggttccaagtttaggttccgtgtttatggtttag
- a CDS encoding ras-related protein Rab-6, putative produces MDEFQNSGLNKYKLVFLGEQAVGKTSIITRFMYDTFDNNYQSTIGIDFLSKTLYLDEGPVRLQLWDTAGQERFRSLIPSYIRDSAAAIVVYDITNRQSFENTTKWIQDILNERGKDVIIALVGNKTDLGDLRKVTYEEGMQKAQEYNTMFHETSAKAGHNIKVLFKKIAAKLPNLDNSNSNDANVVDIQLTNNGGANDKNILSKCMC; encoded by the exons ATGGACGAATTTCAGA ATTCAGGGCTAAATAAGTACAAACTTGTTTTTCTAGGGGAG CAAGCTGTTGGAAAAACTTCGATAATTACAAGATTTATGTATGACACTTTTGACAATAACTATCAG TCTACCATCGGGATCGACTTTCTCAGCAAAACCTTGTACCTGGATGAAGGACCAGTTCGCCTGCAACTATGGGACACAGCTGGTCAGGAACGATTCCGGAGTTTAATACCAAGTTACATCAGGGACTCAGCTGCAGCTATCGTCGTTTATGACATTACCAATAGGCAGTCATTTGAAAATACAACGAAATGGATACAGGACATTCTGAACGAAAGAGGGAAAGACGTAATCATCGCTCTTGTGGGAAATAAAACGGACTTGGGAGACCTAAGAAAAGTTACATACGAAGAAGGGATGCAGAAGGCTCAGGAGTACAATACAATGTTTCATGAAACCAGTGCCAAAGCAGGACACAATATAAAAgtattgtttaaaaaaattgccgcCAAGTTACCAAACCTTGATAACTCCAACTCAAACGATGCGAATGTTGTCGATATACAGCTCACAAACAATGGAGGGgcgaatgataaaaatattctgaGCAAGTGTATGTGTTAA